Proteins from a single region of Desulfolutivibrio sulfoxidireducens:
- a CDS encoding hemolysin family protein: MEDDSENSFWNSITKLFRQRCDESLEDLITDAREEGRVIPEDASMLLNVLRLEKKQVADIMVPRPDIVCADLEDGFDEVCRLIVKHGHSRIPVYKENRDHMVGVIYAKDLLRVLLAPEGRDAHPDLSSILREPLFISETLNLRRMLLEFRGRKKHIAVALDEYGGTSGLLTLEDVLEEIVGEIEDEHEPRKPDEVQVLDDGTILVSGRFPLEDLNERLGTGIESEQVETIGGYLSELAGRVPRKGDSFTLEGRRFTVKEGDKRQVRWIVVENPAE, translated from the coding sequence TTGGAAGACGATTCGGAAAACAGCTTTTGGAACTCCATAACCAAACTGTTTCGACAACGTTGCGACGAGTCTCTCGAAGACCTCATCACGGACGCGCGCGAGGAGGGCCGGGTCATCCCCGAGGACGCCTCCATGCTGCTCAATGTCCTGCGCCTTGAAAAAAAGCAGGTGGCGGACATCATGGTCCCCAGGCCCGACATCGTCTGCGCCGACCTGGAAGACGGCTTCGACGAGGTGTGCCGCCTGATCGTCAAGCACGGGCACTCGCGCATCCCGGTCTACAAGGAGAATCGGGACCACATGGTGGGCGTGATCTACGCCAAGGACCTTTTGCGGGTCCTTTTGGCCCCGGAGGGCCGAGACGCGCATCCCGATCTTTCGTCCATCCTGCGCGAGCCGCTTTTCATCTCCGAGACCCTGAACCTGCGCCGCATGCTCCTTGAGTTCCGGGGGCGCAAAAAGCATATCGCCGTGGCCCTGGACGAATACGGCGGCACCTCGGGGCTTCTGACCCTGGAGGACGTGCTGGAGGAGATCGTGGGGGAGATCGAGGACGAGCACGAGCCGCGAAAGCCCGACGAGGTGCAGGTCCTCGACGACGGCACGATCCTGGTTTCCGGCCGGTTCCCCCTGGAGGATTTGAACGAGCGGCTGGGCACCGGCATCGAGTCCGAGCAGGTGGAGACCATCGGCGGCTACTTGAGCGAACTGGCCGGACGGGTCCCCCGCAAGGGCGACTCCTTCACCCTCGAGGGCCGGCGATTCACGGTCAAGGAAGGCGACAAGCGCCAGGTGCGCTGGATCGTGGTGGAAAACCCGGCCGAATAG
- a CDS encoding PilZ domain-containing protein codes for MSDALWLVPLSLFDPGWVDRMRDSTSFNRFSPEAAILTAVFFGGFALFVALGFLFKSRAEKQTRHIPLSWITDKDKIDGIFAMALRHRSKIRVSFSREETASAFTGTALVDVLPSGLVLEMSASVRANRAWIGKLVECDFRLRLDPKKEHWSFYNFVAEIKDVAVRPDDCALVTVSMPSRLEMEQKRAFLRVNPPRRDVKECDIWPPAHFRAEGRRLEDPATWERPHLGLTEATAPDIEIKDISGGGMRLFLRADALRSGQGLLEVGRRIYLSLRLADPGAPEGAAFYLSCRVQNIYPGDGPESGKAFGLRFVGFGEPDPEHPPLLVWRPPHGGGVPAVDEWAYRKHLELYRSRGA; via the coding sequence ATGAGCGATGCGCTGTGGCTTGTCCCCCTCTCCCTTTTCGATCCCGGCTGGGTGGACCGGATGCGCGATTCCACATCCTTCAACCGCTTTTCCCCCGAGGCGGCAATCCTTACCGCCGTGTTTTTCGGGGGTTTCGCGCTGTTCGTGGCCCTCGGTTTCTTGTTCAAATCCCGCGCGGAGAAGCAGACACGCCATATCCCCCTGTCGTGGATCACCGATAAGGACAAAATAGACGGCATCTTCGCCATGGCCCTTCGCCATCGCAGCAAGATACGGGTGTCCTTTTCCCGCGAGGAGACCGCCTCGGCCTTCACCGGCACGGCCCTGGTGGACGTGCTCCCGAGCGGCCTGGTCCTGGAGATGTCGGCCTCGGTGCGGGCCAACCGGGCCTGGATCGGCAAGCTCGTGGAATGCGACTTCAGGTTGCGCCTGGACCCCAAAAAGGAGCACTGGAGTTTTTACAACTTCGTCGCCGAGATCAAGGACGTCGCCGTGCGGCCCGACGACTGCGCCCTGGTCACCGTCTCCATGCCGTCCAGGCTGGAGATGGAGCAGAAGCGGGCCTTTTTGCGGGTGAATCCCCCCCGGCGGGACGTCAAGGAATGCGACATCTGGCCGCCGGCCCATTTCCGGGCCGAGGGCCGACGCCTGGAGGACCCCGCCACCTGGGAGCGGCCGCACCTGGGCCTGACCGAGGCCACCGCCCCGGACATCGAGATTAAGGACATCTCCGGGGGCGGCATGCGCCTTTTTTTGCGCGCGGACGCGCTCCGGTCCGGCCAGGGCCTTTTGGAGGTCGGCCGGCGCATCTATCTGTCCCTGCGGCTGGCCGACCCCGGGGCTCCGGAGGGGGCGGCCTTTTATCTGTCCTGCCGGGTGCAGAACATCTATCCCGGCGACGGCCCGGAGAGCGGCAAGGCCTTTGGGCTGCGCTTCGTGGGTTTCGGGGAGCCGGACCCGGAGCACCCCCCGCTTCTGGTCTGGAGGCCCCCCCACGGCGGCGGGGTGCCGGCCGTGGACGAATGGGCCTACCGCAAGCACCTGGAGCTCTACCGCTCGCGGGGAGCCTGA
- a CDS encoding GGDEF domain-containing protein: protein MPDSIDLDADDNREAILAEILALRQALAARMGAGPDCAPDMVILRPCPGLTLDAWDKLARDHELRDWLAMPMRGHPLPYLRRIQKTILELAHLSEHDHLTGLSNRASFERTLAGELERACRNGTSLSLAILDLDDFKAINDTHGHLCGDVVLRRVAEVLSEAKRTYDFAARIGGEEFAMLLPGLGLTRSEIVLRRALAAVEALRVDCGGGITLRVTASAGLACTKGKVPLRRDDLFLPADQALYEAKAQGKNRLVKAPLVDLTRPAEKTLVGADEKKYLFTGS from the coding sequence ATGCCAGACAGCATTGATCTCGATGCGGACGACAACCGCGAGGCCATCCTGGCCGAGATCCTCGCCCTGCGCCAGGCTCTGGCCGCACGCATGGGCGCCGGCCCGGACTGTGCCCCGGACATGGTCATCCTGCGTCCGTGCCCCGGCCTGACCCTTGACGCCTGGGACAAGCTGGCCAGGGACCACGAGTTGCGAGACTGGCTGGCCATGCCCATGCGCGGCCATCCCCTGCCCTATCTCAGGCGCATCCAGAAGACGATCCTGGAACTGGCCCATCTGTCCGAACACGACCATCTGACCGGGCTTTCCAACCGGGCCTCCTTCGAGCGCACCCTGGCCGGGGAACTGGAACGGGCCTGCCGCAACGGCACCTCCCTGTCCCTGGCCATCCTCGATCTGGACGACTTCAAGGCCATAAACGACACCCACGGACATCTGTGCGGCGACGTGGTGCTGCGCCGGGTGGCCGAGGTCCTGTCCGAGGCCAAAAGGACCTATGATTTCGCGGCGCGCATCGGCGGGGAGGAGTTCGCCATGCTTTTGCCCGGGCTGGGCCTGACCCGGTCCGAAATCGTGCTCAGGCGCGCCCTTGCGGCTGTCGAAGCCCTGCGCGTGGACTGCGGGGGGGGCATTACGCTCCGGGTGACGGCCTCGGCCGGGCTGGCGTGCACCAAGGGGAAGGTTCCCCTGCGGCGGGACGACCTGTTTTTGCCCGCGGACCAGGCCCTGTACGAGGCCAAGGCCCAGGGGAAGAACCGGCTGGTCAAGGCCCCGCTGGTGGATCTGACCAGGCCGGCGGAAAAGACCCTGGTCGGCGCGGACGAGAAAAAATATCTGTTCACCGGATCGTAA
- a CDS encoding PaaI family thioesterase — MKTFMDKDAFGRFIGIEAVFIEPGRARMRLDPDDRHRNGLGMVHGGALFTLADLALAAAANSGEHSAVAINVAMTFVKPGRHGPLFAEARELSAGRTIASYAVDVTDKDGVLLAAFQATVYRREKKA, encoded by the coding sequence GTGAAGACCTTCATGGACAAGGACGCCTTCGGCCGGTTCATCGGCATCGAGGCCGTCTTCATCGAACCCGGCCGGGCCAGGATGCGCCTTGACCCCGACGACCGGCACCGTAACGGCCTGGGCATGGTCCATGGCGGGGCGCTTTTCACCCTGGCCGACCTGGCCCTGGCCGCCGCGGCCAACTCCGGGGAGCATTCCGCCGTGGCCATCAACGTGGCCATGACCTTCGTCAAACCCGGACGCCACGGCCCGCTTTTCGCCGAGGCCCGGGAGCTTTCGGCGGGCCGGACCATCGCCTCCTACGCCGTGGACGTCACGGACAAGGACGGCGTCCTGCTTGCGGCCTTCCAGGCCACGGTCTACCGCAGGGAAAAAAAGGCGTGA
- a CDS encoding cold shock domain-containing protein: MNFEGNVKWFSDKKGYGFITREGEDDVFVHYSAIQGEGFRTLREGEKVAFDIVQGERGPKAANVLRGN; encoded by the coding sequence ATGAATTTCGAGGGCAATGTGAAGTGGTTCAGCGACAAGAAGGGCTATGGGTTCATCACCCGCGAGGGCGAGGATGACGTGTTCGTCCACTATTCGGCGATCCAGGGAGAGGGCTTCCGGACGCTTCGGGAGGGCGAGAAGGTCGCGTTCGACATCGTCCAGGGGGAACGGGGACCCAAGGCCGCCAACGTACTTCGAGGAAACTAA
- the prfB gene encoding peptide chain release factor 2 (programmed frameshift), which yields MLQYPELRTQGKELLDKFSDLWRRLDIEADRQRLEAIEHELVKPGAWESPESLTPLLREKSLVSGRLERLEALGRVKADLDEWLELAREDGGQDILAALADQIVQFEAGLKKAEMAAFFTGPEDASDAILEIHPGAGGTEAQDWAEMLLRMYRRWCERENFTVKFLDFLPGDEAGVKSVTLQICGPYAYGLLQSEKGIHRLIRISPFDASGRRHTSFASVDVYPDVGSDIEIEIKDEDLRVDVFRASGPGGQHVNKTSSAIRITHLPTNIVVQCQNEKSQHRNRESALKVLKARLYERELQKLEAEKKEDYDSKNAIGFGSQIRTYTLQPYRLVKDHRTGVDVGDVDAVLDGELDKFIRGYLLRQSDARQH from the exons ATGCTCCAATATCCAGAACTGCGGACCCAAGGCAAGGAACTGCTCGACAAATTCTCCGATCTCTGGAGGCGTCTT GACATCGAGGCCGACCGCCAGCGCCTCGAGGCCATAGAACACGAACTCGTCAAACCCGGGGCCTGGGAAAGCCCCGAAAGCCTGACCCCCCTTTTGCGGGAAAAAAGCCTGGTCTCCGGCCGGTTGGAACGTCTGGAGGCCCTCGGACGCGTCAAGGCCGACCTGGACGAATGGCTGGAGTTGGCCCGCGAGGACGGCGGTCAGGACATCCTGGCGGCCCTGGCCGACCAGATCGTCCAGTTCGAAGCCGGGCTCAAAAAGGCCGAGATGGCCGCCTTTTTCACCGGGCCCGAGGACGCCTCCGACGCCATCCTGGAGATCCACCCCGGGGCGGGGGGCACCGAGGCCCAGGACTGGGCCGAGATGTTACTGCGCATGTACCGCCGCTGGTGCGAGCGGGAAAACTTCACGGTGAAATTCCTGGATTTCCTTCCGGGCGACGAGGCCGGGGTCAAAAGCGTCACCTTGCAGATCTGCGGCCCCTATGCCTACGGTCTTTTGCAAAGTGAAAAGGGCATCCACCGCCTGATCCGCATCTCGCCCTTCGACGCCTCGGGTCGCCGCCACACCTCGTTCGCCTCGGTGGACGTCTATCCCGACGTCGGCAGCGACATCGAAATCGAGATCAAGGACGAGGACCTGCGGGTGGACGTGTTCCGGGCCAGCGGCCCCGGCGGCCAGCATGTCAACAAGACCAGTTCGGCCATCCGCATCACCCATCTGCCCACGAACATCGTGGTCCAGTGCCAGAACGAAAAGTCCCAGCACAGAAACCGCGAGTCGGCGCTCAAGGTGCTCAAGGCCCGGCTCTACGAACGCGAGCTGCAAAAGCTTGAGGCCGAGAAAAAAGAGGATTACGACTCGAAAAACGCCATTGGGTTCGGCAGCCAGATCCGGACCTACACCCTGCAGCCCTACCGACTGGTCAAGGACCACCGCACGGGCGTGGACGTGGGCGACGTGGATGCGGTGTTGGACGGAGAACTGGATAAATTCATTCGCGGTTATCTCCTGCGCCAAAGCGATGCCAGACAGCATTGA
- a CDS encoding MinD/ParA family protein, with the protein MNTTEKNPNATLSVSILSGKGGVGKTNLALNLGFALFRAGHRLLVMDFDVGLANIDVLLGLSPEKNLQDLFRPGVVAEDVVLSIEAGGFDFLPAASGVPELLEMDEDMREALFSKLNDVFSRYDYLFLDHGAGISPNVLSAASMSRMPVLVVTPEPTSLTDGYAVIKVLSAQYKVRNFHILVNQVASPREAETTFERLASACERFLRLSPSFLGGVHTDPAVPEAVRRQIPLMKFAPKCRAAQDILNIAVKIHRHRQKLGQKLKTGPILKNLLERAS; encoded by the coding sequence ATGAACACCACGGAAAAAAATCCCAACGCCACCTTGAGCGTGTCCATCTTAAGCGGCAAGGGCGGCGTGGGCAAGACCAACCTGGCCCTCAACCTGGGGTTCGCCCTGTTTCGGGCCGGGCACAGGCTTCTGGTCATGGATTTCGACGTGGGCCTGGCCAACATCGACGTCCTGCTCGGGCTTTCCCCGGAAAAAAACCTCCAGGACCTCTTTCGGCCCGGGGTTGTGGCCGAGGACGTGGTGCTGTCCATCGAGGCCGGGGGCTTCGACTTTCTGCCGGCGGCCAGCGGGGTGCCCGAGCTTCTGGAGATGGACGAGGACATGCGCGAGGCCCTTTTCTCCAAGCTCAATGACGTGTTTTCCCGATACGACTACCTGTTTCTGGACCACGGCGCGGGCATAAGCCCGAACGTGCTGTCCGCGGCCTCCATGAGCCGCATGCCCGTCCTGGTGGTCACCCCCGAGCCCACCTCGCTGACCGACGGTTACGCGGTGATCAAGGTCCTGTCCGCCCAGTACAAGGTCAGAAACTTCCACATCCTGGTCAACCAGGTGGCCAGTCCCCGGGAGGCCGAGACCACCTTCGAGCGCCTGGCCTCGGCCTGCGAGCGTTTTCTGAGGCTTTCCCCCTCTTTTCTCGGCGGCGTGCATACCGACCCGGCCGTGCCCGAGGCCGTGCGGCGGCAGATACCGCTGATGAAATTCGCGCCCAAGTGCCGGGCGGCCCAGGACATCTTAAACATCGCGGTGAAGATCCACCGCCATCGCCAAAAGCTTGGTCAAAAGCTCAAAACCGGCCCCATTCTCAAGAATCTTTTGGAACGAGCCTCCTAG
- the rfbB gene encoding dTDP-glucose 4,6-dehydratase produces the protein MRVLVTGGCGFIGSNFIIHMLATHQDMTIVNLDKLTYAGNLGNLAGVRREHGGTRYVFARGDIANAELVAHLITVHKVDAVVNFAAETHVDRSIADASPFIQTNIVGAQALLETARTMGVPRFVHVSTDEVYGTLGPEGAFSEETPLAPNSPYSASKAAADLLVRACHETYGYDTVITRCSNNYGPYQFPEKLIPLMIGRAVNDEPLPVYGDGKNVRDWIHVLDHCRGVELALLKGRAGEVYNFGGAAEKPNIEVVKTILAALGKPESLIRFVTDRPGHDRRYAMDFSKARRELGFAPSYDFTRGMAETLAWYLENAAWVEDVKSGNYARFMAAWYGERV, from the coding sequence ATGCGCGTATTGGTTACCGGCGGGTGCGGATTTATCGGGTCCAATTTCATCATCCACATGCTGGCCACGCACCAGGACATGACCATCGTCAACCTGGACAAGCTGACCTATGCCGGCAACCTCGGCAACCTGGCCGGGGTGCGGCGGGAGCACGGGGGAACGCGCTACGTCTTCGCCCGGGGGGACATCGCCAACGCCGAGCTTGTGGCCCACCTGATCACGGTCCACAAGGTGGACGCCGTGGTCAACTTCGCGGCCGAGACCCATGTGGACCGCTCCATCGCCGACGCCTCGCCCTTTATCCAGACCAACATCGTGGGCGCCCAGGCCCTTCTGGAGACGGCCCGGACCATGGGCGTGCCCCGGTTCGTGCACGTGTCCACGGACGAGGTCTATGGGACCCTGGGACCCGAGGGCGCATTCAGCGAAGAAACGCCGCTGGCCCCCAACAGCCCCTATTCGGCCTCCAAGGCCGCCGCCGACCTGCTGGTGCGGGCCTGCCACGAGACCTACGGCTACGACACGGTCATAACCCGCTGCTCCAACAACTACGGCCCCTACCAGTTCCCCGAAAAGCTCATTCCGCTTATGATCGGCCGGGCGGTCAACGACGAGCCCCTGCCGGTCTACGGGGACGGAAAAAACGTGCGCGACTGGATTCACGTCCTGGACCATTGCCGGGGCGTGGAACTGGCCCTTTTGAAGGGCCGGGCCGGAGAGGTCTACAACTTCGGCGGCGCCGCCGAAAAGCCCAATATCGAGGTGGTCAAAACCATCCTCGCGGCCCTTGGCAAGCCCGAAAGCCTGATTCGCTTCGTTACCGACCGGCCCGGGCACGACCGCCGTTACGCCATGGACTTTTCAAAGGCCCGTCGGGAGCTTGGGTTTGCGCCCAGCTACGACTTCACCCGGGGCATGGCCGAGACCCTGGCCTGGTACCTGGAAAACGCCGCCTGGGTCGAGGACGTCAAAAGCGGCAACTATGCGCGGTTCATGGCCGCCTGGTACGGAGAGCGCGTATGA
- a CDS encoding tRNA (cytidine(34)-2'-O)-methyltransferase, with protein MEIVLYTPEIPQNTGGIARLCAATDTPLNLIEPLGFTIDDRHLKRAGLDYWPRVKLAVWPNFQAFLDARPAPPGRLVLSTSGNRGHAGTPYHLFAYQPGDLLVFGPESTGLPETMLEEAGHAVRIPITKNVRSLNLANAASIILYEALRQMDALPH; from the coding sequence ATCGAGATCGTCCTGTACACCCCGGAGATACCGCAAAACACCGGCGGCATCGCCAGACTGTGCGCGGCCACGGACACGCCGCTCAATCTCATCGAACCCCTGGGGTTCACCATCGACGACCGCCACCTCAAGCGGGCCGGCCTGGACTACTGGCCCCGGGTGAAACTCGCCGTCTGGCCGAATTTCCAGGCCTTTCTGGACGCGCGTCCCGCGCCACCCGGCCGTCTGGTCCTGTCCACCTCGGGCAATCGGGGCCACGCCGGAACCCCCTACCACCTGTTTGCCTATCAACCCGGGGACCTGCTGGTCTTCGGCCCGGAAAGCACAGGCCTGCCAGAGACCATGCTGGAAGAGGCCGGGCACGCCGTGCGCATCCCCATCACCAAAAATGTGCGCAGCCTCAACCTGGCCAACGCCGCCTCCATCATCCTTTACGAGGCCCTTCGCCAGATGGATGCCCTGCCGCACTAA
- a CDS encoding HU family DNA-binding protein → MNKSELIKTLAEARDLHVDEASDIVNAFIESIKQALINEDRVEIRGFGSFKIKSYKGYTGRNPKSGDMVTVAPKKLPFFRPGKELKEFINQ, encoded by the coding sequence ATGAACAAGAGCGAACTCATCAAAACCTTGGCCGAGGCCAGGGACCTTCACGTGGACGAGGCCTCGGACATCGTCAACGCCTTCATCGAATCCATCAAGCAGGCGCTGATCAACGAGGACCGGGTGGAGATACGGGGCTTCGGCAGCTTCAAGATCAAAAGCTACAAAGGCTATACCGGCCGCAACCCCAAGTCCGGGGACATGGTCACCGTGGCCCCGAAAAAATTGCCGTTTTTCCGTCCGGGCAAGGAACTCAAGGAATTCATCAACCAGTGA
- the cbiB gene encoding adenosylcobinamide-phosphate synthase CbiB, protein MHPAVLIAAALLDRILGDPPGWPHPVRLIGRGLSVLERLAPERPLARRLYGAACTLAMAGACALAVSLLVSPPLLGLAAALYFSYAGLALGCLVREARDVMGFLDAGDLPGARRAVAMLVSRETATMDEAAVRRALAETVSENLCDGFVAPLFYLTLGGPALLWAYKAVSTMDSMWGYRTPRFRELGWFSARADDVLAFVPARISALAIVASGVVLGRPARGLFGRIRIDAARSASPNAGWPMAAAAWVCGAGMGGSAIYFGQVVEKPRMGPDGKWDARVLHLLLRIVSLSGTLLISVAAFMLAVA, encoded by the coding sequence ATGCACCCCGCCGTCCTGATCGCGGCCGCGCTCCTTGACCGCATTCTCGGCGATCCGCCCGGATGGCCCCATCCCGTGCGCCTGATCGGGCGCGGCCTTTCCGTCCTGGAACGCCTGGCCCCGGAAAGGCCCCTGGCCCGCCGCCTCTATGGCGCGGCCTGCACCCTGGCCATGGCCGGGGCCTGCGCTTTGGCCGTCTCTCTCCTTGTTTCCCCTCCCTTGCTCGGGCTGGCGGCCGCCCTGTATTTCTCCTATGCCGGGCTGGCCCTGGGATGCCTGGTGCGCGAGGCCCGGGACGTCATGGGCTTTCTCGACGCCGGGGACCTGCCCGGGGCGCGCCGGGCCGTGGCCATGCTGGTCAGCCGGGAGACGGCGACCATGGACGAGGCCGCCGTGCGTCGGGCCCTGGCCGAGACCGTGAGCGAAAATTTGTGCGACGGGTTCGTGGCCCCGCTTTTCTACCTGACCCTTGGGGGACCGGCCCTTTTATGGGCCTACAAGGCCGTAAGCACCATGGATTCCATGTGGGGCTACCGCACTCCCCGCTTTCGGGAACTGGGATGGTTTAGCGCCCGGGCCGACGACGTCCTGGCCTTTGTCCCGGCCAGGATCTCGGCCCTGGCCATCGTGGCCTCCGGCGTCGTTCTCGGACGCCCGGCGCGGGGGCTTTTCGGACGCATCCGGATCGACGCCGCCCGCAGCGCCAGCCCCAACGCCGGATGGCCCATGGCCGCCGCGGCCTGGGTGTGCGGGGCGGGCATGGGCGGATCGGCGATCTATTTCGGACAGGTTGTGGAAAAACCGCGCATGGGACCGGATGGGAAATGGGATGCGCGCGTTTTGCATCTTCTTTTGCGGATCGTATCCCTTTCAGGAACGCTCTTGATCAGTGTCGCAGCATTTATGCTTGCCGTGGCATAA
- the lnt gene encoding apolipoprotein N-acyltransferase, which yields MLLPIALAVLGTWIGFANPVFQFPALILLFPAAVTQMALSAQTPGQAAKAGLWAGTLGALGVLYWTAIPIKFYGHLPWILALPMPVLLSLAMGLYVSLYAWLLHPAAHRLSPMAFGIYAGTLWTLTELARGTLFSGFPWLNLSAALAPWPFAIQGAAILGAYGLAGLLCAGMSWLVAGRFFSTTALAGVLVLAGLVVYGNFELRRPLPQAGTIRVGIVQGNVDQSLKWDPAYQKATVDTYLELSGQEISQAAPDLLAWPETALPMYFQDGEEPAAAVTRFARRTGVPVLTGSPAYTREGSDYSLFNRVYLVTPDGGDFPRYDKTHLVPFGEYVPFGKYLPFLSKLAHGAGDFMPGRDVAPLRYRDLALGVLICYEAIFPELAQARVEAGANLLVNVSNDAWFGRSSAPVQHLGLAALRAVEQGRFLIRATNTGISAVIDPKGRILAQSGLFTTQRLGYGETALLTGHTPFHRFRGLIHWTCAVIAAVLGTVAALSAPRRRTRKFR from the coding sequence ATGCTTCTTCCTATCGCCCTCGCCGTCCTTGGAACCTGGATCGGGTTCGCCAATCCGGTGTTCCAGTTTCCGGCCCTGATCCTTTTGTTTCCCGCCGCCGTCACCCAGATGGCCCTTTCGGCCCAAACCCCGGGGCAGGCGGCCAAGGCGGGGCTGTGGGCCGGAACCCTGGGAGCGCTCGGGGTCCTGTATTGGACGGCCATTCCCATCAAATTCTATGGCCATCTGCCCTGGATTCTGGCCTTGCCCATGCCGGTGCTCCTGTCCTTGGCCATGGGTCTGTACGTGTCCCTGTACGCCTGGCTGCTGCACCCGGCGGCCCACCGCCTCTCGCCCATGGCCTTCGGCATCTACGCCGGAACCCTGTGGACCCTGACGGAATTGGCCCGAGGCACGCTTTTCTCCGGATTCCCCTGGCTCAACCTGAGCGCGGCCCTGGCCCCCTGGCCCTTCGCCATCCAGGGCGCGGCCATTCTCGGGGCCTACGGACTGGCCGGACTTTTGTGCGCCGGAATGAGCTGGCTCGTGGCCGGGCGGTTTTTTTCGACCACGGCCCTGGCCGGGGTCCTGGTCCTGGCCGGGCTCGTGGTCTACGGCAATTTCGAACTGCGCCGCCCCCTGCCCCAGGCCGGAACGATCCGGGTGGGCATCGTCCAGGGCAACGTGGACCAAAGCCTCAAGTGGGACCCGGCCTATCAGAAGGCCACGGTGGACACCTATCTCGAGTTGTCTGGACAAGAGATCAGCCAGGCCGCGCCGGATCTTCTGGCCTGGCCCGAGACCGCCCTGCCCATGTATTTCCAGGACGGCGAGGAGCCCGCCGCCGCCGTGACCCGGTTCGCGCGCAGAACCGGCGTGCCGGTGCTCACCGGGTCACCGGCCTACACCCGGGAGGGCTCGGACTATTCGCTTTTCAACCGGGTCTATCTGGTGACCCCGGACGGCGGGGACTTCCCCCGGTACGACAAGACCCACCTGGTGCCCTTCGGGGAATACGTGCCGTTCGGGAAGTATCTGCCGTTTCTGTCCAAGCTGGCCCACGGGGCCGGGGATTTCATGCCCGGCCGGGATGTCGCCCCCCTGCGGTATCGCGACCTTGCCCTGGGCGTGCTGATCTGCTATGAGGCTATCTTTCCAGAATTGGCCCAGGCGCGGGTGGAGGCCGGGGCCAACCTCCTGGTCAACGTCAGCAACGACGCCTGGTTCGGCCGCTCGTCCGCCCCCGTGCAACACCTCGGGCTGGCGGCGCTTCGGGCCGTGGAACAGGGCCGGTTCCTCATCCGGGCCACCAATACGGGCATTTCCGCCGTGATCGATCCCAAAGGCCGCATCCTGGCCCAAAGCGGACTTTTCACGACCCAGCGCCTGGGATACGGCGAGACGGCCCTTTTGACCGGACACACGCCCTTCCACCGGTTTCGCGGCCTGATCCACTGGACCTGCGCCGTGATCGCGGCGGTCCTGGGGACCGTGGCCGCCCTGTCCGCGCCACGACGGCGAACCAGAAAATTCCGTTAA
- the rfbD gene encoding dTDP-4-dehydrorhamnose reductase, which yields MTATGKAIVLGGVTGLLGVPLTWALRDAGYDVLPTSRGTLDPFDRQALLQAITSFGADVLVNTVAYTAVDAAEDEPDEAGRLNRVLPGNLARVCLETGIGLVHYSTDFVFDGRKTSPYVETDPVAPQSVYGRTKLAGERAIRESGLENHLILRTAWLFGPGKTNFVEKILGFARTRDVLKIVHDQVGSPTFTVDLAAGTVALMKAGGRGLFHLVNSGRASWCELASEAVSTAGINCEVLPITSADYPQKARRPAYSVLDVGKFAEVAGYAPRPWVQALREYVYGLSSDEE from the coding sequence ATGACCGCCACCGGCAAAGCCATCGTGCTTGGGGGCGTGACCGGGCTTTTGGGAGTGCCCCTGACCTGGGCCCTGCGGGACGCCGGGTATGATGTGCTGCCCACCTCCCGGGGCACCCTGGACCCCTTTGACCGCCAGGCCTTGCTCCAGGCCATCACCTCCTTCGGCGCCGACGTCCTGGTCAATACCGTGGCCTACACCGCTGTGGACGCGGCCGAGGACGAACCCGACGAGGCCGGCAGGCTCAATCGCGTCCTGCCCGGAAACCTGGCCCGCGTCTGTCTCGAGACGGGCATCGGCCTTGTCCACTACTCCACGGATTTCGTTTTCGACGGGAGAAAGACCTCGCCCTACGTGGAGACCGATCCCGTGGCCCCGCAAAGCGTCTACGGCCGGACCAAGCTGGCCGGGGAGCGGGCCATCCGGGAATCGGGCCTGGAAAACCACCTCATTCTGCGCACGGCCTGGCTTTTCGGTCCGGGCAAGACCAATTTCGTGGAGAAGATCCTGGGGTTCGCCAGGACCCGCGACGTGCTCAAGATAGTCCACGACCAGGTCGGCTCGCCCACCTTCACCGTGGATCTGGCCGCGGGCACCGTGGCCCTCATGAAAGCGGGCGGCCGGGGTCTTTTCCACCTGGTCAATTCCGGGCGGGCCAGTTGGTGCGAACTGGCCTCGGAGGCCGTGTCCACGGCCGGGATCAACTGTGAGGTGCTGCCCATCACCTCGGCCGACTATCCCCAAAAGGCCAGACGTCCGGCCTATTCCGTGCTGGACGTGGGCAAGTTCGCCGAGGTTGCCGGGTACGCCCCCCGGCCCTGGGTCCAGGCCCTGCGCGAATACGTCTACGGCCTGTCCTCCGACGAGGAATAG